The DNA region AGGTGCTCGACGAGCCGCACATCACCGAGCGGGACACGTTCTACGACGCGGGCGACGACGGCCTGCAGCCGCGGCCGGCGCCGCGGTTCTCCCGCAGTGAGCCCGGGACGCCGACACCGCCGCGGGCTCCCGGCGCCGACAACGACGCGGTGCTGCGGGACTGGGCCTGACTTCGCGCGTCCAAGCGCATCGAGATCGACGAAATACCGAAAGTCACTCGCCCATACCGGCCCAAGGGTGAGGTTCGGTATAGTCCCCAACCAACTGGTAGGTAGAAGCAAGAAAGGTGATGTACCTGTGGAGATCAAAGATTCGGTAGCAGTGGTGACCGGCGGTGCGTCCGGTCTCGGACTCGCCACCACCAAGCGCCTGCTCGAGCGCGGTGCCTCCGTCGTGGTGATCGACCTCAAGGGCGAGGACGCGGTCAAGGAACTCGGCGCCCGCGCACGCTTCGTCGAGGCCAACGTCACCGACCCGGAATCGGTGTCGGCCGCGCTGGACGCCGCCGAGGAGATGGGTCCGCTGCGGATCAACGTCAACTGCGCAGGTATCGGCAACGCCATCAAGACGCTGAGCAAGAACGGCGCCTTCCCGCTGGACGCCTTCACCACCGTCATCCAGGTGAACCTGATCGGCACCTTCAACGTGCTGCGCCTCGCCGCCGAGCGGATCGCCAAGACCGAACCCGTCAACGGTGAGGAGCGCGGCGTCATCATCAACACCGCGTCGGTCGCGGCCTTCGAGGGCCAGATCGGCCAGGCCGCCTACTCGGCGTCCAAGGGCGGCGTCGTCGGCATGACCCTGCCGATCGCGCGCGATCTCTCGCGCGATCTGATCCGGGTGTGCACCATCGCCCCCGGCTTGTTCAAGACCCCGCTACTCGGTTCGCTGCCCGAAGAGGCGCAGAAGTCGCTGGGCCAGCAGGTCCCGCACCCGGCTCGACTGGGGGACCCGGACGAGTACGGCGCTCTCGCGGTCCATATCGTGGAGAACCCCATGCTCAACGGCGAGGTGATCCGCCTCGACGGCGCCATCCGGATGGCCCCCCGCTAAGAGCAGCACGGCGCCCCGCGCCGCGTGCGACGCGAACAGGAGAAAGCACCAGTGGCAATCAAGACGAAGTTCACCGAAGTGTTCGGGGTGGAGCATCCCATCGCTCAGGGCGGTATGCAGTGGGTGGGTCGCGCGGAGTTGGTGGCGGCGGTGGCGAATGCGGGGGCGTTGGGGTTCTTGACCGCGTTGACGCAGCCGACGCCGGCGGATCTGGCCAATGAGATCGCCAAGACGCGGGATCTCACGGATAAGCCGTTCGGGGTGAACCTGACCATCCTGCCGTCGATCAACCCGCCGCCGTATGACGAGTACCGGCAGGTGATCGTGGATGCCGGGATCAAGATCGTGGAGACCGCGGGCTCGAACCCGGCGCCGCATCTGCCGATGTTCCATGACAACGGGATCAAGGTGTTGCACAAGTGCACCTCGGTGCGGCATGCGGTCAAGGCGCAGAGCCTGGGTGTGGACGGCATCAGCATCGACGGTTTCGAGTGCGCGGGTCACCCGGGTGAGGACGACATCCCGGGCCTGGTGCTGATCCCGGCGGCGGCCAACCAGATCGAGATCCCGATGGTCGCCTCCGGCGGGTTCGGTGACGCCCGTGGCCTGGTGGCCGCGCTGGCGTTGGGCGCCGACGGCATCAACATGGGTACGCGGTTCATGGCCACCGCCGAGTCCTGCATCCACCAGAACGTCAAGGACGCCATCGTCGCCGGGGATGAGCGCGGCACCGAGCTGATCTTCCGGCCGTTGCGCAACACCGCTCGGGTGGCCTCCAACGTGGTCTCGCGCGAGGTCGTGCAGATCCTCGACGGCGGCGGTCAGTTCGAGGACGTCAAGGATCTGGTCGCCGGGGTGCGCGGGCGCAAGGTCTTCGACGACGGCGACCTCGACGCCGGCATCTGGACGGTCGGCACCGTGATGGGCCTGATCAACGACATCCCGACCTGTGGCGAGCTGGTGTCCCGCATCGTCACCGAGGCCGAGGAGCTGATCTCCGGCCGGCTCGCGGACATGGTCGAAGACGACGAAGCCGAGTCCGCCGCCTGATCGGACGGCGAAATACGGGACAGGCCTGAGCCGGGCGGCAACGCTCGCGTCTCAGGCCTGACTCGTCCCGGAGCCAAAAAAGCCGATGTCCACCGCGATGGTGGTCATCGGCCTTTTGGCGTCCGGCGCGAAGCCGGCACAGTACCGGCGTCCGGACAGCGGACGAAGGTAGCGCCCGTACCGCAGCGAGCTAGCTCGCTAGTGGCGGGTGTACCTCGTCGAACTGCTCCGAGGTGTCGCCCTCGACCAGGAAATCTCCGTGGTAGAGCGCGTCAAAGTCAATCTTGATGACATCAGCGTTGGTGTCGTCGATCCACATGACACTGAGCGTATTGATAACTATTAAGGAATCATTGAGTCACGACTCGCAATATCATGGCAATTATTACTCCCGGGTAGGGAAAGCTGTGCGCCGTTCGCTCGCCGGCCCCACGATTCCGCTCGTGGGCGGGGTCCGAGGGGCGCACGCTCGCTAAACGTCAAGGTCAGGACCCGGGTGTGGTCAGGTGGATGGGGTTGGTCCCGTTGAGGAACACCCACGTCGCCACGGCCGCGATGATCGCGACCACCAGCAACGTGATCGAGACCAGGCGCGGCCAGTAGGCCCGCCCCCACAACCATTGGTCCATCGAGTAGGTGCCCGCCCCGGTGAGCAGCAGCGCGATGGCGCCGAAGCCGATCAGGAACGGCACGTTGAACGGGGCGGACCAAAACGCGGCCGCGGCGACGTTGACCGCCCACGCGTCGATCATCGCCGCGGTCACCGCCATCGCCGCCAACGGTGTCAGCAGGCCCAACAACAGACCCACGCCGCCGACCGTTTCGGCGGTCGTCACCAGGAATGCGGCCAACTCGGGCATCTTCCAGCCGCTCTGTCTCATGCTGTCGACCACGAACCCGTAGTCGAGCGCCTTCTGCAGGCCGGCCTGCAGGATTGCCGCCCCCACGGCCAACCGCAGTAGCAAAAGTCCCAGATCGCGTCCTGACGTGGAAAAACGGTGATCGAACTCGGTTGTCATGAAAGAAAAGACTAGAAGCGCGGGAGAAAGTAAGCAGACCCGGCGTCGGCTTCCGCCGGGGACTGCGGCACGCACCCCGTTTGGGCACCGCAGGCTGCCTCCGTTAAGTTATCGTCGATAACACACCTGGGGCGCTACAGTGCCGAGGTCAGCGATCGGCGCCGCGGGGGGCCGGCGACGAGAGGGGGTGCCCGTGCTGGGCCGAATCGCCACCATGGCCATCGCCGCACCGCGGCGCATCATCGCGTTCGCGGTGCTGCTCACGATCTCGGCGGCGGTGTTCGGCGTTCCGGTGGCCAAGAGCCTGTCCGCGGGCGGCTTCCAGGAC from Mycolicibacterium sp. MU0053 includes:
- a CDS encoding NAD(P)H-dependent flavin oxidoreductase → MAIKTKFTEVFGVEHPIAQGGMQWVGRAELVAAVANAGALGFLTALTQPTPADLANEIAKTRDLTDKPFGVNLTILPSINPPPYDEYRQVIVDAGIKIVETAGSNPAPHLPMFHDNGIKVLHKCTSVRHAVKAQSLGVDGISIDGFECAGHPGEDDIPGLVLIPAAANQIEIPMVASGGFGDARGLVAALALGADGINMGTRFMATAESCIHQNVKDAIVAGDERGTELIFRPLRNTARVASNVVSREVVQILDGGGQFEDVKDLVAGVRGRKVFDDGDLDAGIWTVGTVMGLINDIPTCGELVSRIVTEAEELISGRLADMVEDDEAESAA
- a CDS encoding 3-hydroxyacyl-CoA dehydrogenase, whose protein sequence is MEIKDSVAVVTGGASGLGLATTKRLLERGASVVVIDLKGEDAVKELGARARFVEANVTDPESVSAALDAAEEMGPLRINVNCAGIGNAIKTLSKNGAFPLDAFTTVIQVNLIGTFNVLRLAAERIAKTEPVNGEERGVIINTASVAAFEGQIGQAAYSASKGGVVGMTLPIARDLSRDLIRVCTIAPGLFKTPLLGSLPEEAQKSLGQQVPHPARLGDPDEYGALAVHIVENPMLNGEVIRLDGAIRMAPR
- a CDS encoding DoxX family protein, with translation MTTEFDHRFSTSGRDLGLLLLRLAVGAAILQAGLQKALDYGFVVDSMRQSGWKMPELAAFLVTTAETVGGVGLLLGLLTPLAAMAVTAAMIDAWAVNVAAAAFWSAPFNVPFLIGFGAIALLLTGAGTYSMDQWLWGRAYWPRLVSITLLVVAIIAAVATWVFLNGTNPIHLTTPGS